A region from the Candidatus Neomarinimicrobiota bacterium genome encodes:
- a CDS encoding DUF4389 domain-containing protein, whose protein sequence is MNSQFEQYPAKLTVDYSETSNKVTVFFRLILAIPILILLGLILGSGDSDPNTADTIIYFGTPGILFLPAMVMILFRRKYPRWWFDWNLEFVRFTARIGAYLLLLRDEYPSTDEEQSVHISIPYPNVDQDLDQWLPLVKWLLAIPHLVVLAILWVAVILCSVFAWFVILFTGQYPRDLFNFVVGVLRWTLRVEAYAFLLTTDVYPPFSLQE, encoded by the coding sequence ATGAACTCACAATTTGAGCAGTATCCGGCAAAATTAACGGTCGATTATTCGGAGACATCCAATAAAGTCACCGTCTTTTTCCGGCTGATACTGGCGATCCCGATTTTGATCCTCCTGGGGCTCATACTGGGAAGCGGTGACAGCGATCCGAACACCGCCGATACCATCATTTATTTTGGGACCCCGGGAATTCTGTTTCTCCCGGCAATGGTGATGATCCTGTTCCGTCGAAAATATCCCAGGTGGTGGTTCGACTGGAACCTGGAGTTTGTCCGATTCACCGCCCGGATCGGTGCGTATCTGTTGCTTCTCCGGGATGAATATCCCTCCACAGATGAGGAACAATCGGTACACATTTCCATCCCGTATCCGAACGTCGACCAGGATCTGGACCAGTGGCTCCCACTGGTGAAATGGCTCCTGGCTATCCCGCATCTTGTGGTGCTGGCAATCCTCTGGGTGGCGGTAATTCTCTGCTCGGTATTTGCCTGGTTTGTTATCTTGTTCACCGGCCAATATCCCAGAGATCTGTTTAACTTCGTGGTCGGCGTCCTGCGATGGACGCTCCGGGTGGAAGCCTACGCTTTCCTGCTTACCACAGATGTCTATCCGCCGTTCTCACTACAGGAATGA